In Stieleria varia, one genomic interval encodes:
- a CDS encoding protein adenylyltransferase SelO produces MTQPQLPSPLWQDLRFDNLFSRSLPADPNTENRCRQVTGACFSRVHPKPVSAPRLLAHSREVAEMLGMSSELVQSEDFAHVFGGNRVLEPMDPFAMCYGGHQFGNWAGQLGDGRAINMCEVVDVNGRRQTLQLKGAGPTPYSRSADGLAVLRSSVREFLCSEAMHHLGVPTTRALSLVATGESVMRDMFYDGNPRYEPGAVVCRVAPSFLRFGNFQIFASRDDTENLTKLLAYTIRNDFPELAPGSPTDSFGGDRFEPEVYAEWFGEVCRSTAEMIVHWMRVGFVHGVMNTDNMSILGLTIDYGPYGWLEDYDPHWTPNTTDAQGRRYCFGNQPQIAQWNLAQLAGALASFLGDDLSPLQAGLRAYVETFNQQWHAMMASKLGLESFDKETDEPLIEDLLGLLQLAETDMTIFFRQLSLVGARVDGSDTADALEVLSAAYYRTEQLTDEVRQKTSEWITRYRQRVALDGVDDITRRTRMNRVNPKYVLRNYLAQMAIDRSEQGDDSLIAELLDVLRNPYDEQPGRESFAEKRPEWARHRAGCSMLSCSS; encoded by the coding sequence TTGACTCAGCCCCAACTACCATCACCGCTCTGGCAAGACCTCCGCTTTGACAACTTGTTCTCGCGAAGCTTGCCGGCGGACCCGAATACGGAGAATCGCTGCCGCCAAGTCACCGGAGCGTGCTTTTCCCGCGTCCACCCCAAACCGGTCTCCGCGCCGCGATTGCTGGCCCATTCGCGGGAAGTCGCCGAAATGCTCGGCATGAGCAGCGAGCTGGTGCAATCTGAGGATTTTGCCCATGTATTCGGCGGCAATCGCGTGCTGGAACCCATGGATCCGTTTGCAATGTGCTACGGCGGCCACCAATTCGGCAACTGGGCGGGGCAACTCGGCGACGGTCGGGCCATCAATATGTGCGAAGTCGTCGATGTCAACGGACGGCGTCAAACGTTGCAACTCAAAGGCGCCGGTCCCACGCCGTATTCACGATCCGCCGATGGCCTGGCCGTTCTGCGTTCGTCGGTCAGGGAGTTTCTGTGCAGCGAAGCGATGCATCACTTGGGGGTCCCCACCACGCGTGCCTTGAGCCTGGTCGCCACCGGCGAGTCGGTGATGCGTGACATGTTTTACGACGGCAATCCGCGATACGAACCCGGCGCGGTGGTGTGCCGGGTCGCCCCATCGTTTTTGCGTTTCGGCAACTTTCAAATCTTTGCATCACGTGACGACACAGAAAACCTGACCAAGCTGCTTGCCTATACGATCCGCAACGACTTCCCTGAACTTGCGCCTGGTTCGCCAACCGATTCATTCGGCGGAGACCGATTCGAACCCGAAGTCTACGCGGAATGGTTTGGCGAAGTCTGCCGGAGCACGGCGGAGATGATTGTGCACTGGATGCGAGTCGGATTTGTTCACGGTGTGATGAATACGGACAACATGTCGATCCTCGGTTTGACGATCGACTACGGACCCTACGGATGGCTGGAGGACTACGATCCTCACTGGACTCCCAACACAACGGACGCACAAGGACGCCGGTACTGCTTTGGCAATCAGCCGCAGATCGCACAGTGGAACCTAGCGCAACTTGCCGGTGCACTGGCTTCTTTCTTAGGCGACGATCTTTCGCCGTTGCAGGCCGGTTTACGAGCTTACGTGGAAACGTTCAACCAACAGTGGCATGCCATGATGGCATCGAAACTCGGTTTGGAATCCTTTGACAAGGAGACCGACGAGCCGTTGATCGAAGACCTGCTGGGATTGCTACAACTGGCGGAGACGGACATGACGATTTTCTTTCGGCAACTGTCGCTTGTTGGCGCGCGAGTTGATGGAAGTGACACGGCCGACGCATTGGAGGTACTTTCCGCAGCGTACTATCGCACGGAACAATTGACGGACGAAGTTCGCCAGAAGACGAGCGAATGGATTACGCGATACCGCCAGCGGGTCGCACTGGACGGCGTGGACGACATCACGCGTCGGACTCGAATGAACCGAGTCAATCCGAAGTACGTGTTGCGAAACTACTTGGCGCAGATGGCGATTGATCGCAGCGAGCAAGGCGACGATTCGTTGATCGCAGAGTTGCTGGATGTGTTGAGGAATCCCTACGATGAGCAGCCGGGCCGGGAGTCCTTTGCCGAAAAACGCCCCGAGTGGGCGCGTCATCGCGCCGGATGCTCGATGCTGTCCTGCAGCTCGTGA
- the csrA gene encoding carbon storage regulator CsrA, giving the protein MLVLSRKKNESIVINNDIKIVVVEIRGDKVRLGVEAPREVPVHRREVYDAIQRSLESGDATVES; this is encoded by the coding sequence ATGTTGGTTTTATCAAGAAAGAAGAACGAGAGTATCGTCATCAACAACGACATCAAAATCGTGGTCGTTGAAATTCGAGGCGATAAAGTCCGTCTGGGCGTTGAGGCTCCCCGTGAGGTGCCGGTGCATCGTCGCGAAGTCTACGATGCGATCCAGCGCAGCCTGGAATCGGGCGACGCAACGGTCGAATCCTGA
- a CDS encoding phosphoglycerate kinase, translating to MAKKTIDQTDVANKTVLMRVDFNVPLDENQQITDDRRIRMALPSIQSVLDRGGRVILMSHLGRPTGEPSDVKEFSMAPTAKRLGELLDKDVQFATDTVGPDATAKAAALSDGDVLVLENLRFNPGEKKGDAEFAGKLAAMADVYCNDAFGTCHRKDASMVAVPKAMAGKPRVVGHLVSKEIQYLSDAISNPQRPFVAILGGAKVSDKINVIKNLLGICDAVLIGGAMAYTFSLAKGGKVGGSLVEEDKVDLAKELIEAGGDKLHLPSDTHCGDNFKDIPGCNKQIVTAGEIPDGWEGFDIGPETAKTYAEVIKSAKTIVWNGPMGVFEKPPMDEGTKAVAQAVADSDSISIIGGGDSAAAVDQLGFADQVSHVSTGGGASLAMLEGQAFAAVDLLDEA from the coding sequence ATGGCCAAGAAAACCATCGACCAAACCGACGTCGCCAACAAAACCGTCTTGATGCGAGTCGATTTCAATGTCCCGCTCGACGAAAACCAGCAAATCACCGACGACCGCCGAATTCGCATGGCACTGCCCAGCATCCAAAGTGTTCTGGACCGCGGCGGCCGCGTGATCCTGATGAGCCACCTGGGGCGTCCGACCGGCGAACCCAGCGACGTGAAAGAATTCAGCATGGCTCCGACGGCAAAGCGACTCGGCGAGCTTTTGGACAAAGACGTTCAGTTTGCTACCGATACGGTCGGCCCCGACGCAACCGCCAAGGCCGCAGCGTTGTCCGACGGCGACGTCTTGGTGCTGGAAAATCTGCGATTCAATCCGGGTGAAAAGAAAGGCGATGCCGAATTTGCTGGCAAACTGGCCGCAATGGCCGACGTTTACTGCAACGATGCATTCGGAACCTGCCATCGGAAAGATGCCTCCATGGTCGCCGTCCCCAAAGCCATGGCAGGCAAACCACGCGTCGTCGGACATCTTGTTTCCAAGGAAATCCAGTACCTCAGCGACGCGATCAGCAATCCGCAACGCCCCTTCGTCGCCATCCTGGGCGGAGCAAAGGTCAGCGACAAAATCAACGTGATCAAGAACTTGTTGGGAATCTGCGACGCTGTTTTGATCGGTGGCGCCATGGCCTACACCTTCTCTCTCGCCAAGGGCGGCAAGGTCGGCGGCAGTTTGGTCGAGGAAGACAAGGTGGACTTGGCAAAAGAATTGATCGAAGCGGGCGGTGATAAACTGCACCTACCATCGGACACCCACTGTGGCGACAATTTCAAAGACATTCCCGGGTGCAACAAACAAATCGTCACCGCGGGTGAAATCCCAGACGGTTGGGAAGGATTCGACATCGGTCCCGAAACCGCCAAGACCTATGCCGAAGTGATCAAGAGCGCCAAGACGATTGTCTGGAACGGACCGATGGGCGTTTTTGAAAAGCCACCGATGGACGAAGGCACCAAGGCGGTCGCGCAAGCCGTCGCGGACAGCGATTCGATCAGCATCATCGGTGGTGGTGACAGCGCCGCCGCCGTTGACCAACTCGGATTTGCCGACCAAGTCAGCCATGTCAGCACTGGCGGCGGAGCAAGCTTGGCGATGTTGGAAGGCCAAGCCTTTGCCGCCGTCGACCTGCTCGACGAAGCCTAA
- a CDS encoding ribulokinase, whose translation MTADLELPVALGLDFGTESVRALLIDSQGRELGCVSRNYEHGQITQTLPGTGLTIPPDHAFQSPSDWLDGAAEATRQAIADAGIDPRRIVGIGVDFTSCTMLPTKRDGTPLCQLDAFTDVMMAWPKLWKHHGAIEQTQRMNAIAEERGEAFMDRYGGTIGLEWFFPKLLETIDKSPEVYDAAEVWLEAGDWFVWQLVGGEAERLPRSTCQAGYKALWSAEEGYANDAYLSAVEPRLAEAVRRKMPGRMLSPGEKAGELTEKMAERFGLPAGIAVSAATIDAHSAVPGVGAAEPGTLVMVMGTSSCHMLNATIGKPVNGVAGIVDGGILPGMFGYETGQAAVGDAFAWLLKLLNLQSFDELGRAAIALPPGSEGVVCLDWMNGCRTPLMDGSLKGVFAGLTLATTPAHLYRALLEASAMGVRWIVDLLTEGGVPVERFIATGGLPHHNPAVTQIYADVLGCEIEVHPSEQGPAVGAAVLGMLAAGSEKSGFENVVDAASAMAAVPVEKKKIVKPQQDHRAAYDVLYARYGRLAVTFSTPDLLN comes from the coding sequence ATGACTGCTGATTTGGAACTTCCCGTTGCCCTTGGGTTGGATTTCGGAACCGAGTCCGTGCGTGCTCTGCTGATCGACTCACAGGGACGAGAACTTGGATGCGTCTCACGCAACTACGAGCACGGACAGATCACTCAAACGCTGCCAGGGACCGGCCTGACGATACCGCCCGATCACGCGTTTCAATCGCCCAGCGATTGGCTCGACGGCGCAGCCGAGGCGACACGACAGGCGATCGCCGATGCTGGGATCGATCCCAGGCGCATCGTCGGCATCGGTGTTGATTTCACCAGTTGCACGATGCTGCCGACCAAGCGAGACGGAACGCCCTTGTGTCAATTGGATGCGTTTACAGATGTCATGATGGCGTGGCCAAAACTTTGGAAACATCATGGCGCGATCGAGCAAACGCAGCGTATGAACGCAATCGCGGAGGAACGTGGCGAAGCGTTCATGGATCGCTACGGCGGCACCATCGGATTGGAGTGGTTTTTCCCAAAACTGCTGGAGACAATCGACAAGTCGCCCGAGGTGTACGATGCGGCAGAGGTTTGGCTGGAAGCCGGTGATTGGTTTGTTTGGCAATTGGTCGGAGGCGAAGCAGAGCGGTTGCCCAGGTCGACTTGCCAGGCAGGGTACAAGGCGCTGTGGTCGGCCGAGGAAGGTTACGCCAATGACGCGTACTTGTCCGCCGTCGAGCCGCGACTTGCCGAAGCGGTCCGGCGCAAGATGCCCGGCAGGATGCTTTCGCCGGGAGAGAAAGCTGGTGAGTTGACCGAGAAGATGGCCGAGCGATTCGGTTTGCCAGCGGGGATCGCTGTCTCCGCCGCAACAATCGATGCACACTCGGCGGTCCCGGGTGTCGGAGCGGCCGAGCCGGGCACCTTGGTAATGGTGATGGGGACCAGCAGTTGTCACATGCTCAACGCGACGATCGGCAAGCCCGTCAATGGCGTCGCGGGTATCGTCGATGGAGGAATCTTGCCGGGCATGTTCGGTTACGAAACGGGACAAGCCGCTGTCGGTGACGCGTTTGCTTGGCTATTGAAACTGCTGAATCTCCAATCGTTTGATGAACTGGGGCGTGCAGCGATCGCTTTACCACCAGGATCGGAGGGTGTGGTGTGCTTGGATTGGATGAACGGCTGTCGTACTCCGTTGATGGACGGTTCGCTGAAAGGCGTTTTCGCTGGTTTGACTTTGGCGACAACGCCAGCTCATCTGTACCGCGCCTTGTTAGAAGCGTCCGCGATGGGTGTTCGGTGGATCGTCGACTTGCTCACCGAAGGCGGCGTGCCGGTGGAGCGTTTTATCGCGACCGGCGGATTACCGCACCACAATCCTGCCGTCACACAGATTTATGCGGATGTCTTGGGCTGCGAGATCGAAGTGCATCCGTCGGAGCAAGGTCCCGCTGTGGGGGCCGCCGTGTTGGGAATGTTGGCGGCAGGGTCTGAAAAAAGTGGCTTTGAAAACGTCGTCGATGCCGCCAGTGCCATGGCGGCCGTTCCGGTAGAGAAAAAGAAAATCGTCAAGCCGCAGCAAGACCACCGTGCCGCATACGACGTGCTGTATGCTCGATACGGTCGTCTGGCCGTCACCTTTTCAACACCCGATTTGCTAAACTAG
- a CDS encoding U32 family peptidase, whose product MNAPARPTIELLAPAGDWDCARAAVENGADAIYFGLDCGFNARYRAKNFGLDDLPDLMRFLRQRGVRGYTTMNTLVFDSELPRFAEVIEQVAAAGVDAVLVQDLGVATLAHEICPDLEIHASTQMSMTSAETIAVARQLGLSRVVLARELSVKEITQIAAKTDMPLEVFIHGALCVAYSGQCLTSESLGGRSANRGQCAQACRLPYDLICDGEPRDLGDVKYLLSPQDLAGYAMIPELIDAGVASIKIEGRLKTPEYVANISRHYRAAIDEALATRMVSMSDVARQEMELSFSRGFSPGWLEGNDHKRLVPGKQSAKRGIHLGKVRSIRKERIQVELSAPIALGDGLAIQSQRVDTSEQALQGGRIYSLNTAWGNKQSSAEAGDVVWIGFGEDSIDWELIDIDADVFKNDDPKLNRRLRQSFSGADAVRRQPVDVTVQACVGQPLSLTATLPSGLTATAVSELPLEAARKHAATQSHLREQLDRFGATPFELGSVTMTIDGGPMVPASVLNQTRRELADRLMDMIANPQPRAIHRDAGAAMLAHQVETDCTNCNPQLAVLCRNEEQLRAAVGSGVEMVYVDFHDVRKYGDAVAIARSSGVPIAIATVRMQKPSEMGLMRVLLRHQPEWILARNLAAIQFFIDAGVGVISDFSLNVANRLSARWLRDLGVQRVTASYDLNRDQLQALCDSGDGPSTEVVIHQHMPMFHMEHCVFCSVLSPGTNKTNCGRPCDDHVVQLQDRVGAAHTLQADVACRNTLYNAQPQSGAELVSSLQQRGVQWFRLEMLDQSADEVRQTIRLYRGLLSGESTPSEVWQRLNAVNRVGVTRGTLESERNPLAIL is encoded by the coding sequence ATGAACGCACCAGCCAGACCAACCATCGAATTGCTTGCCCCCGCCGGAGACTGGGACTGCGCCCGCGCCGCCGTCGAAAACGGTGCCGACGCGATCTACTTTGGGTTGGATTGCGGATTCAACGCGCGGTATCGCGCGAAAAATTTTGGCCTCGATGACTTGCCCGATCTGATGCGATTCTTGCGTCAGCGAGGCGTCCGCGGCTACACGACCATGAATACGCTGGTGTTCGATTCGGAGTTGCCACGGTTTGCGGAAGTCATCGAGCAGGTCGCCGCCGCAGGTGTGGACGCCGTCCTGGTGCAGGACTTGGGAGTCGCCACGTTGGCTCACGAGATTTGCCCGGATCTGGAGATTCACGCCAGCACGCAGATGAGCATGACCAGCGCCGAAACGATCGCCGTCGCTCGACAGCTTGGGCTCTCCAGAGTCGTGCTTGCGCGAGAACTGTCGGTCAAAGAGATCACTCAGATTGCCGCCAAGACCGATATGCCGCTGGAGGTGTTCATCCACGGAGCTCTCTGTGTGGCGTACTCCGGTCAATGTTTGACCAGCGAGTCGCTGGGCGGTCGAAGCGCGAATCGAGGACAGTGCGCACAAGCCTGCCGACTGCCGTATGACCTGATTTGCGACGGCGAGCCGCGTGATCTCGGTGATGTGAAGTACCTACTCAGCCCGCAGGACTTGGCCGGATACGCGATGATCCCAGAATTGATCGACGCGGGCGTTGCGTCGATCAAGATCGAAGGGCGTTTGAAAACGCCTGAATACGTCGCCAACATTTCGCGACATTATCGAGCAGCGATCGACGAAGCCCTGGCGACGCGGATGGTTTCCATGTCCGACGTTGCTCGTCAAGAAATGGAGCTTTCGTTCTCACGCGGTTTTTCACCCGGTTGGCTTGAGGGCAACGATCACAAACGCTTGGTCCCTGGCAAGCAGTCGGCCAAACGGGGCATCCACCTGGGCAAGGTGCGGTCCATTCGCAAAGAGCGAATCCAAGTCGAGTTGTCGGCGCCGATCGCTTTGGGCGACGGGCTGGCGATCCAGTCTCAACGCGTCGACACGTCCGAACAAGCGTTGCAGGGCGGACGAATCTATTCCCTCAACACCGCTTGGGGAAACAAGCAAAGCAGCGCCGAGGCGGGAGACGTCGTTTGGATCGGGTTCGGTGAAGACAGCATTGATTGGGAGTTGATCGACATCGACGCGGACGTTTTCAAGAACGACGATCCCAAACTCAATCGACGTTTGCGTCAAAGTTTCTCCGGTGCTGATGCCGTTCGACGACAACCGGTCGACGTGACGGTCCAGGCATGCGTAGGCCAACCACTTTCGTTGACCGCAACGCTGCCCAGCGGCCTGACGGCGACGGCTGTCAGCGAATTGCCCCTGGAGGCCGCGCGTAAACATGCTGCAACGCAGTCGCACCTGCGTGAACAATTGGACCGATTTGGTGCAACACCCTTTGAACTCGGCTCGGTCACCATGACCATCGATGGCGGCCCGATGGTTCCCGCCAGTGTGTTGAATCAAACACGTCGTGAACTCGCCGATCGTTTGATGGATATGATCGCCAATCCACAACCACGAGCCATCCACCGCGACGCGGGTGCCGCGATGTTGGCACATCAGGTCGAAACCGATTGCACCAATTGCAACCCGCAGCTCGCCGTTTTGTGTCGCAATGAGGAACAGCTCAGAGCCGCTGTTGGTTCCGGCGTCGAGATGGTCTACGTCGACTTTCACGATGTCCGCAAGTACGGCGACGCCGTCGCGATTGCCAGATCAAGTGGTGTGCCGATTGCGATTGCAACGGTACGGATGCAAAAGCCGTCGGAGATGGGGCTGATGCGAGTGCTGTTGCGTCATCAGCCCGAGTGGATCTTGGCTCGAAATCTGGCTGCGATTCAGTTTTTCATCGACGCAGGCGTCGGAGTGATCTCTGATTTCTCATTGAACGTCGCCAATCGACTTTCCGCACGCTGGCTCCGCGACCTTGGCGTCCAACGTGTGACCGCATCATACGATTTGAATCGTGACCAGCTACAAGCGTTGTGTGACAGCGGGGACGGGCCGTCCACGGAAGTCGTCATTCATCAGCACATGCCGATGTTTCATATGGAGCATTGTGTGTTTTGCAGCGTCTTGTCGCCGGGAACCAATAAAACCAACTGCGGTCGACCGTGCGACGATCACGTCGTCCAACTGCAAGACCGAGTCGGGGCAGCGCACACGTTGCAAGCCGACGTGGCTTGTCGAAACACCCTGTACAACGCCCAACCACAGAGCGGTGCCGAGTTGGTCAGTTCGCTGCAGCAACGCGGCGTTCAGTGGTTCCGCTTGGAAATGCTGGATCAGTCGGCCGACGAAGTTCGCCAGACGATTCGCTTGTACCGAGGCTTACTCAGTGGTGAGTCCACGCCGTCGGAGGTTTGGCAACGGCTCAACGCTGTCAACCGAGTCGGCGTGACCCGAGGAACGTTGGAATCAGAACGAAATCCGCTGGCGATTTTGTAA
- a CDS encoding L-fucose/L-arabinose isomerase family protein: protein MNQPITLIASGDLRLSANQVCWPAQQQMEMALTSAIEQHGHRVVRGHAPDGALGHGFISSQRQGMDVFRGIDPDSPLIVAEAVWQYSHHVLAGLTTHQGPILTVANWSGQWPGLVGLLNLNGSLTKAGVPYSSLWSQDFNDSWFQERLGQWLRSGRVEHDTSHVSHFDPSTVEIATRNIGSEIARELKRDKAIMGVFDEGCMGMFNAIIPDHLLNPVGVFKERLSQSALYHEVQQVSDSEAQAVRRWLDDAGMRFHTGPSHESDLTDAQILDQCRTYIAAVRIADDFGCDCIGIQYQQGLKDLLPASDLVEGMLNDSVRPPVMSRDGSRELYAGVPLTHFNEVDECAGLDGLLTQRVHSTMGQPVENTLHDLRWSDRDESGTTDDEVWVLEISGAVPASHFAGGWSAAEGFRQPAMYFPSGGSTIRGISKPGDVVWSRIFVEGDRLKMDLGRASAIELPIEETQRRWDSTTPQWPIMHAVLHGVTRNQMMARHKANHIQVAYANSAEEADRAMKAKAVAAAELGMEVALCGVS, encoded by the coding sequence ATGAACCAACCGATCACTCTCATCGCCTCAGGCGATTTGCGTCTGTCCGCCAACCAAGTCTGCTGGCCTGCACAGCAACAAATGGAGATGGCGTTGACTTCTGCGATCGAGCAGCACGGCCATCGCGTCGTTCGTGGTCATGCACCAGATGGGGCGTTGGGACATGGTTTCATCTCGTCGCAACGTCAGGGGATGGACGTCTTTCGTGGCATCGATCCTGATTCGCCGCTGATCGTCGCCGAAGCGGTTTGGCAATACTCGCATCACGTATTGGCGGGACTGACGACGCATCAGGGACCGATCCTGACGGTCGCCAACTGGTCCGGGCAGTGGCCTGGTTTGGTGGGGCTGTTGAACTTGAACGGATCGTTGACCAAAGCGGGCGTTCCCTACAGTTCATTGTGGAGCCAGGATTTCAATGACTCCTGGTTTCAAGAAAGGCTGGGACAATGGCTGAGAAGCGGCCGGGTCGAGCATGATACCTCGCACGTCTCTCACTTTGACCCATCGACGGTGGAGATAGCGACTCGCAACATCGGTTCTGAAATCGCTAGGGAACTGAAGCGTGATAAAGCGATCATGGGAGTGTTCGACGAAGGGTGCATGGGGATGTTCAACGCGATCATCCCAGACCATTTGCTCAATCCCGTCGGCGTATTCAAAGAACGACTCAGTCAGTCTGCGTTATATCACGAAGTCCAACAGGTCAGTGATTCAGAGGCACAAGCGGTGCGTCGTTGGCTTGACGATGCGGGCATGCGATTCCACACCGGTCCGAGTCACGAATCGGATTTGACCGATGCTCAGATCTTGGACCAATGCCGGACGTACATTGCCGCGGTTCGAATCGCCGATGACTTTGGATGCGACTGCATCGGAATCCAGTATCAGCAGGGCTTGAAAGATCTGCTGCCGGCAAGCGATTTGGTCGAAGGAATGCTGAACGATTCGGTGCGCCCTCCCGTCATGTCGCGCGACGGTTCACGTGAGTTGTACGCCGGCGTGCCGCTCACGCATTTTAATGAAGTCGACGAGTGCGCGGGACTGGACGGGCTGCTGACCCAGCGAGTTCACTCGACGATGGGGCAACCGGTCGAAAACACCTTGCATGATCTGCGATGGTCCGATCGAGACGAGTCGGGAACCACCGATGATGAGGTTTGGGTACTGGAAATCAGTGGCGCCGTCCCCGCGTCACACTTCGCCGGCGGCTGGTCGGCGGCGGAGGGTTTTCGTCAGCCCGCGATGTATTTCCCAAGCGGCGGCAGCACGATTCGAGGAATCAGCAAACCGGGTGACGTCGTTTGGTCTCGCATTTTTGTTGAAGGAGACCGCCTGAAAATGGACCTGGGTCGAGCCTCCGCCATTGAATTGCCCATCGAGGAGACGCAGCGACGCTGGGACAGCACCACGCCGCAGTGGCCGATCATGCACGCGGTTTTGCACGGTGTTACTCGAAATCAAATGATGGCTCGGCACAAAGCCAACCATATCCAAGTCGCGTACGCGAACTCGGCGGAGGAAGCAGATCGGGCGATGAAGGCAAAGGCGGTTGCGGCCGCCGAACTGGGGATGGAAGTTGCCCTGTGTGGGGTCTCGTGA
- a CDS encoding MBOAT family O-acyltransferase produces MLFNSYTFLGFYAIVYLAYLASGKRVGTQNVLLLVASYVFYAAWDYRFLGLILLSTGVDYFAARRIDDSQSFTSRKTWLMLSLAVNLGVLATFKYLGFAIESFCQLTGFFGLPLSPTLAEIVLPVGISFYTFQTLSYTIDVYRGRVPACRDLLGFSVYVAFFPQLVAGPIERATHFLPQVLHKRRIRRVDLAIGTQFVVLGCFYKVVLADSVAPMVDQFYVSPSRYGASVAWLANIAFAVQIYGDFAGYSLIARGISRWMGFRLMSNFRQPYLATSPRDFWNRWHRSLSMWLRRYLYFELGGNRFGLAKTCRNLMITMLLGGLWHGASWNFVLWGVYHGALLIGVHAWNACRSTSRSPTHSRSIRAVARVFQIALMFVLTLIGWTLFRCESFMQIRETFSVLFASRFWDPRWISFAIPTLTALSIMLSIDIWREATQSELVFLRAPVIVRWSLYVFMILSVISVGFRPTTFLYFQF; encoded by the coding sequence TTGCTCTTCAATAGCTACACATTCTTAGGCTTCTACGCGATTGTCTACCTTGCCTATTTGGCATCAGGCAAACGTGTCGGCACGCAGAACGTGTTGTTGTTGGTAGCGAGCTATGTCTTCTACGCCGCCTGGGATTATCGTTTTCTTGGCCTGATCCTGTTGTCCACCGGCGTGGACTATTTCGCCGCACGACGTATCGACGATTCTCAGAGTTTTACCTCCCGAAAGACTTGGCTGATGCTGAGTCTTGCCGTCAATCTGGGTGTCCTTGCGACCTTCAAGTACTTGGGGTTCGCGATCGAGTCGTTTTGCCAATTGACAGGATTCTTTGGATTGCCGCTATCTCCCACATTGGCAGAGATCGTATTGCCGGTCGGGATCAGTTTCTACACCTTCCAAACACTCAGCTACACGATCGACGTCTACCGGGGTCGAGTGCCGGCCTGTAGGGACCTGTTGGGCTTCTCCGTGTACGTCGCTTTCTTTCCCCAATTGGTCGCCGGGCCGATCGAGCGGGCGACGCATTTTCTACCGCAAGTGCTTCACAAACGGCGGATACGTCGCGTGGATCTCGCGATCGGAACACAGTTTGTCGTCCTGGGTTGTTTCTACAAAGTCGTGCTGGCAGACTCCGTCGCGCCCATGGTCGATCAATTCTATGTTTCGCCCAGCCGGTATGGCGCATCGGTCGCTTGGCTGGCCAACATCGCATTCGCCGTTCAGATCTACGGTGACTTTGCCGGATACAGTCTGATTGCTCGCGGGATCTCGCGATGGATGGGGTTTCGACTGATGTCGAACTTTCGGCAACCGTACCTCGCCACCAGTCCACGAGACTTTTGGAATCGCTGGCATCGCTCCCTCTCGATGTGGTTGCGACGCTATTTGTACTTTGAGCTGGGAGGAAATCGTTTTGGGTTAGCCAAAACATGTCGCAATTTGATGATCACCATGTTGCTGGGCGGGTTGTGGCATGGTGCCTCCTGGAACTTTGTGCTTTGGGGCGTCTATCACGGAGCATTGCTGATCGGGGTGCACGCTTGGAATGCCTGCCGATCGACCAGCAGGAGCCCCACTCATTCCAGGTCAATTCGAGCGGTTGCCAGAGTATTCCAAATCGCATTGATGTTCGTTCTGACGCTGATCGGCTGGACGCTGTTTCGCTGTGAAAGCTTCATGCAGATCCGGGAGACGTTCAGCGTCCTTTTTGCATCGCGGTTTTGGGATCCACGATGGATTTCGTTCGCAATTCCGACTCTTACGGCACTTTCGATCATGCTGTCGATCGATATTTGGCGTGAAGCAACGCAAAGCGAGTTGGTGTTTTTGCGTGCTCCGGTGATCGTGCGATGGAGTCTTTACGTGTTCATGATCCTGTCGGTGATCTCGGTCGGTTTTCGCCCCACTACGTTTCTCTATTTTCAGTTCTAG